Genomic segment of Deinococcus gobiensis I-0:
TCTGCCAAGGTGGGAGGTCGTGCGGCATCAACCGCCAGGCGTTGCCGCCACGCAGGATGTAGAAAATACCGTCAAGGATGTCTCGTAAGGACCAGATGCGAGGTCGTCCCGGGTGCTCCGGACGTGGGAGAAAAGGCTCCAGGACAGTCCATTCCTCATCGGTCAGGTCGCTGCTATAGGCTCGGCGCGTCATTCATCAGCCTACGTCTGTACCAGGGCGTGCAAAATCATCTTCATGACCTTTCGAAACGCACTCTAGTTGATCACGCGCGGTCGTGGAGCGTGATGTGGTAACCGTCAGGGTCGGCAAACGTGAATGTCCGGCCGAAGGGACCATCGATGGGTGCGGAGACGATGGCATGGCCGTCGGTGACCAGCGCGTCGTGAATGGCCTGGACGTCCGTCGCATGCAGCCAGATCGCGGCACCGATGCCAGGCTGAGGGGTGCCGGAGAGAGGGGTGCCGGGCACTACGTCCCGTAAGGCGAAAGCAATCGGCGTCGTCTGGAAGACAACGGCATGTGGAGGGCCAGCTGGAGAGCGGACCAGGCCGAGATATCGCTCATAAAACGCCTGGGAGATGGCGAGGTCGCTCGCTTGGAGTGAGATGAAGTCGGGTCCAGTGACGGGCATGGTGATCCTCCTCTGTGTGTCAGTTTCCTGACACGCCCATACTATGTCAGAATACTGACATGCGTCAAGACACCACTGGGATCGACCTGGAGACCTCCCTGGGCTACCTCCTGAAAGAAGCATCGAGCGTTCTACGCGCTGCGATGGAGGAGGTGCTGCGGCCACTCGGGATGAGCGTGACCCGCTATTCCTGCCTTGAGCTGCTGGCACAACGGCCGGGGCTCTCGAACTCTGAACTCGCGCGGGGAACCTTCGTGACCCGTCAGTCGATGAATGTCCTGCTGCAGACCCTGGAACACGAGGGCTACGTTACCAGGGCAACGGAAGCCGCCGTTGGGAAGGTGCTGCCGACAGAACTCACCCCCCTGGGCCGACACCAGTTGGAGCAGGCGAGCAGCGCTGTTCGAGCTGTCGAGGTCAGAATGCTGGCCGGGATGACCGAGACCGAGCAGGCAGGCGCATTGAGGAGCCTACGGAGCATGATCCAGTCCTTACGTGGAGGCGACAACAGCGCATCTGCACTGTAAGGCAGGGAAGACGCATCGGCTGTATTGCCTCAACCCCCTTGAGGCAGACTGATTGGCTGAGATTACTGATCCATGCGCATTTAGCGTGAAACCAGAAACGGTCAGGGGAGCGCCCTACACCCTCACGCATCCCACCCTGAACCCATGCCCGACATCCATCTCCTCGAGCCTCACCTCCTCCGCCTGCTCCCCCCAGGCTGGCCCATCCCCCGAGGCCATCGCCACAGCCCCGCCCGCATGTTCGGTGACGAAGCCGGATACCGCGCCTGGCTCACCCCCCTGGCCGAGCGTGGACACCCCGAGACCCGAATGCGCTCCACCGTCCCCGCGCCCAGGCGGGGCCTGCGCTGGTTCGCCCCCGGTATCCCGTACATCCACTGCGGCGAGGAAGCCGACGCTGGACAGCTCTGGCAGGTCTACCGTCTGCCCGTGATCGCCGCGCTCGACGCCGCAGACTTCGGCCTGATCAAGTACGTTACCCAGCGTTCTTGCAAGTCATACGTTTGAATTGTTGTGGATTATGCAAAACCCAAAATTTTCCCAGGATAATTTTTTGTCCGATATACTCCTCTTGTGACGAGCATGTTACCGCCCATTCTCCAAAGAAGATTAGACGAGCTGACCTCTAGGGTTGGCAATGGGAACTTTTTGGCATACTCTCTTCAGTCGTTTTACTGGCTTCTGGATGATCCCGAACTGTCTCCTTTGGTTAAGTTAGCCCTAGAAGACCATAAAAAGTTAAACCAAAACTTTACCCGAAGTCTTGAATCTCATTATCAAGAAGCAGTCTGGTTATTTAACAGATTGGATGCTAGTATTGAATTTAAAGATATAGATCGAAACAACTGTATGATACAGCCTAATGTGCCTTCTCCTACATATCAAACCAGTCGTCAGCGGGGTTTGGACATCATAGCGGGTCAAGACCTCATGTCCGGTGCAATGCCTCTTACGGCACCGAAGATTGGCGAAGACCGTACTAAGGTCGGAAGTTTGCTTACAATTTTGGAAAAGGCAATCATAGATCATATAAATGATAACCCAGAATCTATTGATGATCCAGATGTAGTAGATCTATTTCTAGACCTTGCCTATCTTACAGATAAACAAAATAGTTTAATCACGCAAGCGCAGATTCGAATTTCAGGTCTAGCCGGTAATATTATTGAGACTTTGAGTCGTCAGCACGCTGCACTGGTGGGAAATCCCCAACGCCATGCTTCATTGAATGAGAGAGCTCGAATCATGTTCCAGATACCTCCTCACCTGAATGCAGAAATGTCTCGTGTAAGAGATGAGGTTCTTAATGGGGAAGCCCCGGACGAAGATTTCCACCGAAAAGTTCTCTCGCTCTGGAGGACACTTTTTTATGACCTTGCAGATCGGTTGGAGCGGAAAACCACTTCCACTGCAACTACCCTGCTGGAGGTGCCACACTTGCTGCTATTGACAGCCAACACAGCTGAGGCACCTCTTTGGGTCGATCGAGAAGTCAAAGCCGTTCAGACCGCACTGTGGGGCTCTACGGATAGAGAAGCACTTACACTTCAGGTACATCCGGCGGCTACGGGTCGAGATTTTATGCCGCAGTTGGAACGCTATAGGCCCCATCTGCTTCACTTCAGTGGTCATGGTGATAACGAATCCCTGTGCTTTATCAATGAGAGTGGAGATATAGATGCTCAAGATAACGCCCTGGTAGTCAAAGCACTCCGGCTGAGTCAGAATCTACGCGTGGCAGTATTCATGTCATGCCATTCCAGTGGACTTGCTCAGGCAGCCGTAGAGCATATTGATGCAGCAATCGGTATGAATGAAGAGGTTGATGACGCCGATGCGCCTATCTTTTCTGCGGCATTGTATCAGGCAATTTCTCAAGGGCGTCACCTTAAAGATGCTTTCGACTTAGCGTTACTTGCTCTTGAAGTAGAGGACGGAGATACGCATATACCAAATCTTTTTACTCGTGAAGGCATTGATCCGAAAGAAATATATTTTCAGCGTATCTCCTCTAAAATACTCTGAATCTTTTTAAACCAAACCCTATAATAAAATAATCTAGATCTTTATACCTACGGGAATATAAAACAATACCCCAAGTCCGTGCCTTCGCAGGCGCATTCAGCTGTTCACCTCCCATTGCCCCCTTGACCCTCCCGCCCCCACGCTGCCGCCATGGACAACCCTCTCCAGGACCACCCCCTCCTCCGGGGCCACACCCCCGGCACCGTCCCCTACACCCAGGCCCTGCGCGACCTGCTCCCCGTCATCACCAGTGGCGAGCACCGTGACCCCCGCCACCTGGGCCACTGGCAGGCCCTGCGCGAGACCCACCTGAAACAGACCGAGCCTGCCCTCCACGCCGACCACGCCCTGGCCCTCACGCCCCGCGCCCTGGTCGGCGGCTTCGAACTCAGCGCCTACGTCGCCGGGCTGGCCGTAATGATCGTCCTGGCGCTCATCCTGCTCGCCTTCCTCCCCGGCCTCCCGGAAACCCTGTCCACCCTGCTCAGTGTCGCGCTGGGCATGGGCACTGTCGTCCTGGTCCACACCCGCTCCGAAGCGCTGCGCCGCGCCGCACTCGACCGGCTGGGTCTGTCCGTCCCCACGGACGCCCCGAACCTGTCCGGCCCGCACCTCTAATCCCACCGCACCACCCCGCGCCCTGGCCCCGAGCCAGGGCGTTTTTCACGTCCAGGTGCGCCTTTCTGCTGAACGCCCCCTGGTCCCGGGCAAGCAGCCGAAACCCTCGCGCCCCACACGCTGGGGGCAGTCAGACCGGGAGGCCCCCGGCCGATGTCACGCCAAGGAGACCAGATGAAGCCACTGCGTACCGCCACCGCCCTCCTCGTCCTCGCCGGCTCCGCCGCACAGGCCGCCACCCTCGAACTCGGCCTCTACCAGACCGTCACCACCAACGGCACCGTCACCCTCCGCAAGGTCGACACCACCCTCCCCGGCCAGACCCTGCGCCAGGTGGCCATCGCCAAGACCGACAAGACCCTCAAGAGCCCCCGCGCCACCATCCCCGTCCCCGCCCACACCACCTACGCCGGCCAGCTCCACCTCCCCAAAGGCGCGACCGCCGCCTTCTCGCTCGACGGCAAGACCTTCGCCGCCACGCCCATGAAAACCGTGCAGGTCACCGAACACGGCCGCACGGTCACCCGGCAGGTCCCCGCACCCGAAAGCGAGTACCGCGCCGTGCAGGTCACCCTCCCCCAGATGCAGCTCAACACCCCCTACACCGTCGCCTACGACATCCAGGTCGATTGATCCGCCCCGCCCCGGCCGCCCCCCACGCCCGCCTTCACTCGCCCCAAGGACACCCCATGACCCACCGCGCCCAGCCCGCCGCCGCCACCTTCCTCCTGCTCCTCGGCGCCCTCAGCCTCTCCCAGGCCAGCGCCGCCCAGAACACCGTCGCCGGCAACACCACCCGCGCCGGGACCGAGATCACCAACACCGGCTCCCTCGACTACCTCACCGACGAAGGCACGAACGCCACCGACCCCAGCAACACCGTCACCGCCACCGTCAAGCACGTCCCCGCCGTCGCCATCACCCCCAACGGCGGCACCGACGGCAATCCCGGCGGCACCCCCGTCTGCGGCCAGACCGTCATCGGTATCCCCGGCCAGAATGCCGTCCTCACCTACGAAATCCAGAACGTCAGCAACGGTCCCGACGTCTACGACCTCACCACCGCCCTCGGCAACGCCGCCCCCCAGCAGAACACGGCCGTCACCTATTACCTCGACGACGGCGACGGCGCCTTCAACCCCGATACCGACCAGCCCGTCACCTCCGTCAGCCTGGACGTGGGCGAGACGCGCACCCTCTTCGCCACCTACCCCATCGACGCCGCCGAGGCCGGGACCACCCAGTTCCAGATTTCCCCGGTCGCCACCAGCGGCGCGGACCATACCGTGGCCGACAGCGGCAACATCGGCTGTGTCGATACCCAGGACCGCGTGGGGGCCGAACTGCAAGGCGACAACCAGCGGCGCACCACCGCGCCCGCCACCATCGTCACGCAACACACGCTGCGCAACACCGGCAACGTCACCCTGAACGCGAGCAGCCTGCAGCTCGACCAGAGTGCCGGCAAGTACCCCACCACCTACCGCCTGGGCACCCAGACGACCGAGTACGCCACCCCGCAGCAGGCCCTCGCCGCCTTCGGCGACCTCGCCATGGGCCAGAGCGAGCCCCTGTTCGTCACACAGCAGGTCCCCGCAGGCGAAGCCAATGGAAGCTCCAGCACCGTGCGGCTGTTCGCCTACAGCCCCGAGACGGCCTCGCCCGAGCGGGCGGTCCTGACGCCCTACAACGCCGAGGCCTTCCGCGTGGACGAGCTCTACATCACGCGCGGCATCGGCCGCATCGACAAGACGCAGGCCCTGTGCACGGTGGACGCCGACGGCCTCCTGAACTGCCCGAGCGGCCAGACGATGTTCGACAACATGGACACCTACAAGCAGCCCATCGTGGCCGAGCCGTGCAGCGTCATCAAGTACGCCCTGTTCGCGCGCAACGGCGGCGACGCCCTCCTGCGCCAGGGCCGCCTGCGCGACACGGTCCCCGCCAGCACCAGCCTGATCGGCGCCGTGCCGATGTTCGCCAACAGCGCGGCCCTCTACCGCGTGGACGGCGGCGCGTGGACGACCACCGCGCCCGAGAAGCTCGCCGAGGGCCAGACCCTGGAGATCGCGCCGGATCTGGACGGTGACGGCGCCTTCACCGACGCCGACGGCATCCCCGCGCAGAACAACCAGATCGGCGCCGCCCTGTACGTGCAGGTGAAGGGCCCCAACTGCGCCGCGCCGAGCGGCTTCCCCTTCGAGTCGATCAACAACTTCCAGGCCTCGTCCGTCAGAAACTGATTCGAGGTCGGCACGAATACCCATAAGCTCCACACCAGGCGCTGCGCTTCGAGCTCCGCCAGTGTCGTGGACATCAGTCCTCCCTTCTGGGCACGGCACCCATCTCAGATGGTCACGTCGTAGCGGTGCATGTAGATCGGCGCGTCTTCACCCAGGATCATCCGGGTCTGCTCGTTCTCCAGCAGCTGGTACGCCGCCGTCAGGTCGCGCGCCCGGCCCGACTTGACCATCCGCTCGGCGATCATCGCCCACTCTTCCGCCGCCGCTTGCGCATCCTCCCGTTCCTCCGGCGTCAGGTCATCATCCATCACCTCACCCGCATCCTCGCCATCCTCACCCATCAGCGCCTCGAGGTACGCGTCCTCCGAGTCGAAGTCCTCAGGCGTCAGACCCCTAGAGCGGTCCACCCCTCCGTGCATTTCTGCAAGCAGGTCATCCAGGTCCACGGCCGCGATCGAATCGAAAAAGGTCATACCCTCACCGTGCAAACACGCCATGAGCCCCGCGTGAGGCGCCTGGAGGTCACCCCAAGTGCACGCATCCTCCCCCCGTGCCCGCTTCCCCACACCTCCCCGACCGCACGGCCGTCGCCCAGGCCCTCCAGGCCCCCGAACCCTTCCCCCTCCACCTGCTCCAGCACCACCTCGCCGATGACACCGCCACGCTTCCCGACATCCACCCCGCCACGCTGGCCACCACGCTCGACCAGCCCCATCACCGCAGCACGGGCGAGACCACCCTCCTCCTCTCTGCCGGGCACACCCTGCGCCAGACCATCACCCTTCTCCCCTCAGCGCCCCTTCCACCCCTTGCCATCTCCCAGAGCGACACCCTGCACCTGTGCTACGTGCAGGACGGCCGTCTGGACACCTACACCCGCCTCGCCCTGCCCCACGCCTGTGTTCAGCTCACCCACGGCCTGACCGCACCCCAGCTCGACGACCCGGTCGTCTCTTTCCCCGGCACGCTCGACGACCTGCGCCTCCTGATCCGGTACCTCCAGCAGCTCGAAGCCCGGCTCCTCACCGAACCTCACAGCCGACTCCTCGACCCCCAGGTCTTCGCCGATCTCCTCGTCGCGCACTATGGCGGCCAGCGCCTGCCCCACATGTCCGCCCCAGCCCAGCTCCGCCTGCATGACACCTGGGAGCGTCCCTGGACCCACGACGCGCTGCCCGGCGGCACCATCCGCACCCTGACCCAGGCCCTCGGCGCACGTGGCTGGACGGCGCGCAGTCAAGGTCTTGCGCAACGTCTCCTCGCCTCCCTTCCGCCCACCCCATTCAGCCCCACGTCCCTGCTCACTCTCGCGCAGGACACCCCGGAGGCCTGGGCAGGCCAGCTCGATTGGGACCAGCGCCTCTGGCACCTGCACCGACTCTACGACCAGACGAAACAGCCCGAAGTGTCGGTTTTTTTCGAGCCACACGACATAAACACCGTACATCCCTCGCGCTCGGAGTCACCCCAAGTACACGCACCCTGAAGCATGTCCGCCGCCGCCACGCCTCCGCCCAGCTTCCCGGCCTTCCCCCTCGCCGCGCCCATCACCATCTACTTCGACTTCTGCCCCCACCTCCCCAACCAGGCCGGCACCTGGGGCGCGGTCTTCTATGCAGGCCCTGCCGACCACCACCGCGTCGGCGGCCTGCTCCCGGCGCACACCGCCTCCGAGGACGGTGCGCTCAACGAACTCCTGCGCCTGATCCATGCCCTGAACCTCCCGGCCGCCCAGCTTTACACCGACCATCCGAATCTCGTCGCGCGCCGGGCGGCCGAACTGCCGGCCCCCTTCACCCTGGCGACCTGTCACCCCACCCATCCCGGCCACCGTCAGGCCCTCGAGGAGGCTCAGCGCCAGCAGGAGCCCTACACCACCGTGCACCGCTGGGGGCAACGCCAGCACGGCGCTGGGCAGCACGTCCCCCCTCAGCCCACTGGGGAACTGCAATGCCGGTACCGCCTCGTGAGCCAGGCGCTCTACCTGGATCTGTGCATCAGCGGTCTCCCGGACACCCTCCGGCTCGGCCGGCAGCACGCGCCAGGGCAGTTCAGTGTCGACGCCCAGGAGACCCAGACGGCCCTCCATCATCACCT
This window contains:
- a CDS encoding VOC family protein, giving the protein MPVTGPDFISLQASDLAISQAFYERYLGLVRSPAGPPHAVVFQTTPIAFALRDVVPGTPLSGTPQPGIGAAIWLHATDVQAIHDALVTDGHAIVSAPIDGPFGRTFTFADPDGYHITLHDRA
- a CDS encoding MarR family winged helix-turn-helix transcriptional regulator, which gives rise to MRQDTTGIDLETSLGYLLKEASSVLRAAMEEVLRPLGMSVTRYSCLELLAQRPGLSNSELARGTFVTRQSMNVLLQTLEHEGYVTRATEAAVGKVLPTELTPLGRHQLEQASSAVRAVEVRMLAGMTETEQAGALRSLRSMIQSLRGGDNSASAL
- a CDS encoding CHAT domain-containing protein, which produces MLPPILQRRLDELTSRVGNGNFLAYSLQSFYWLLDDPELSPLVKLALEDHKKLNQNFTRSLESHYQEAVWLFNRLDASIEFKDIDRNNCMIQPNVPSPTYQTSRQRGLDIIAGQDLMSGAMPLTAPKIGEDRTKVGSLLTILEKAIIDHINDNPESIDDPDVVDLFLDLAYLTDKQNSLITQAQIRISGLAGNIIETLSRQHAALVGNPQRHASLNERARIMFQIPPHLNAEMSRVRDEVLNGEAPDEDFHRKVLSLWRTLFYDLADRLERKTTSTATTLLEVPHLLLLTANTAEAPLWVDREVKAVQTALWGSTDREALTLQVHPAATGRDFMPQLERYRPHLLHFSGHGDNESLCFINESGDIDAQDNALVVKALRLSQNLRVAVFMSCHSSGLAQAAVEHIDAAIGMNEEVDDADAPIFSAALYQAISQGRHLKDAFDLALLALEVEDGDTHIPNLFTREGIDPKEIYFQRISSKIL